In Oscillatoria acuminata PCC 6304, a single window of DNA contains:
- a CDS encoding RNA-guided endonuclease InsQ/TnpB family protein, translating to MQLVEKHIINRQHKFWKECDNLAFQSKHLYNAANYVQRQYFFETHKYYNSIDIYHQTKNLEAYRYLPTKVSKQIVRRVSEDWKGWLAALKDWSKHPDKYLGKPKIPGYKHKERGRNVVIYPIDAISKPALAKGIVKLSQSNISIPTQAKNLDQVRIVPKISHYVIEVVYTVDDPVKSTGKYSAGVDLGLNNLMAITSNHPGIKPLLINGRPLKSINQYFNKCVAKAQAMEAWQQIKQLSSKRDRRVDNYLHTVSRRVIDWCQVNDVGQLVIGNNQGWKQKINIGRKNNQAFTKIPHAKLISLLTYKARLAGIEVVLTEESYTSKASALDQDKLPVYKAKSDSQPVFSGKRVKRGLYRTDVGRIINADTNGSLNIARKVIPNFMDGIEGLPFIPVVLGLWTKITNVVV from the coding sequence ATGCAATTAGTTGAGAAGCACATCATTAACAGGCAGCATAAGTTCTGGAAAGAATGCGATAATTTGGCTTTCCAATCAAAGCATCTTTACAATGCAGCCAACTATGTTCAGCGTCAATACTTCTTTGAAACTCACAAGTATTACAATTCAATCGATATTTACCATCAAACCAAAAACCTAGAAGCTTATCGATATCTGCCTACTAAAGTAAGTAAGCAGATAGTGCGTAGAGTTTCAGAAGATTGGAAAGGTTGGTTAGCAGCGTTAAAAGATTGGTCAAAGCATCCTGACAAGTATCTGGGTAAACCCAAAATACCAGGATACAAGCACAAAGAGCGTGGTAGAAACGTTGTAATCTATCCGATAGATGCAATATCGAAACCCGCCTTAGCTAAAGGTATTGTTAAGCTGTCTCAGTCTAATATTTCAATACCAACACAAGCTAAAAACCTAGACCAGGTAAGGATTGTACCCAAAATAAGCCATTATGTTATTGAAGTGGTCTATACGGTTGATGACCCTGTTAAATCTACAGGTAAATACTCAGCCGGTGTAGACCTTGGTTTAAACAATTTGATGGCTATAACATCCAATCATCCCGGAATTAAACCGTTGTTGATTAATGGTAGACCATTAAAAAGTATTAATCAATACTTTAATAAATGTGTGGCAAAAGCCCAAGCAATGGAAGCTTGGCAACAAATCAAACAACTAAGCAGTAAGCGAGATAGAAGAGTTGATAACTATCTTCATACGGTCAGCCGTAGAGTTATTGATTGGTGTCAAGTAAATGACGTCGGTCAGTTAGTTATTGGCAATAATCAAGGATGGAAACAGAAAATCAATATTGGGAGAAAGAATAATCAGGCATTTACCAAGATTCCTCACGCTAAATTAATTAGCTTGTTGACCTACAAAGCGCGACTAGCTGGTATTGAAGTGGTGCTAACGGAAGAGAGCTATACCTCAAAAGCCAGTGCCTTAGACCAGGACAAATTACCTGTTTACAAGGCTAAATCAGATAGTCAACCTGTTTTTAGCGGTAAGCGCGTCAAACGGGGTTTATACCGAACGGACGTCGGCAGAATCATTAATGCAGATACCAATGGTAGTTTAAATATAGCTAGAAAAGTAATCCCAAACTTTATGGATGGGATAGAGGGATTGCCGTTTATCCCTGTAGTTTTAGGACTTTGGACTAAGATTACTAACGTAGTTGTCTAG
- a CDS encoding Rrf2 family transcriptional regulator, whose product MKLTTRGHYSVKALLDLSLQPQFGPTSVKAIADRQDLPAPYLEKLLMEMRRAGLVKSLRGATGGYQLARHPSQISLGQILEAVGETIDPLPRSAPDSEQAEDWVTDRLWHQLHQKLKESLYTISLEDLYFDARSWQASQGEETSFVV is encoded by the coding sequence ATGAAGCTAACAACCCGAGGACACTATAGCGTTAAAGCGCTGCTCGATTTGAGTTTACAGCCACAGTTTGGCCCAACTTCTGTAAAAGCGATCGCCGATCGCCAGGATTTACCCGCCCCTTATCTGGAAAAATTATTGATGGAAATGCGTCGCGCGGGTTTAGTTAAATCCCTACGCGGTGCCACCGGAGGGTATCAACTCGCCCGACATCCGTCACAAATCTCTCTGGGTCAAATTTTAGAAGCGGTTGGCGAAACGATTGATCCATTACCCAGATCCGCCCCGGATAGCGAACAAGCAGAGGATTGGGTAACCGATCGCCTCTGGCATCAATTGCACCAAAAGTTGAAGGAATCTCTCTATACCATTTCCCTGGAAGATTTGTACTTTGATGCCCGAAGTTGGCAAGCCTCCCAAGGAGAAGAAACCAGTTTTGTGGTATAG
- the cbiB gene encoding adenosylcobinamide-phosphate synthase CbiB: protein MRLAVSIVQPTEFALGVLAIAAYLDFLIGDPWGWPHPVQGMGWVISHYSQWVLNHWKNPIVRRIAGIILATGVVASTGLIGWGIIQGSYYLHPLFGIAIESILLASCFAGRSLRTAAETVLAPLTDCDLETSRQKLSLYVGRDTDNLSESEVMRAVLETVTENAVDGVMAPLFYAIAGSMIFHIGALPLAFAYKAASTLDSMVGYRDQPYTDLGWCSAKLEDILTWFPCRLTVITLGLLSNCLPEIWRICQRDATQDPSPNSGWSECTYAVILGVQLGGINYYRGIPKPKPLLNIPLNPITPERIHQGMLLTRWCFLTWLSITLSCGFLFTQFGG, encoded by the coding sequence ATGAGGTTAGCTGTATCAATCGTGCAACCCACGGAATTTGCACTGGGCGTTCTGGCGATCGCCGCTTATCTGGATTTTTTGATTGGCGACCCCTGGGGTTGGCCCCATCCAGTTCAGGGCATGGGTTGGGTGATTTCTCACTATAGTCAATGGGTTTTAAACCACTGGAAAAACCCCATTGTTCGCCGAATTGCCGGGATTATTCTGGCGACTGGGGTAGTCGCCTCCACCGGATTAATCGGATGGGGAATTATTCAGGGTTCCTATTATTTGCATCCCTTATTCGGAATCGCGATCGAAAGTATCCTCCTCGCCAGTTGTTTCGCGGGTCGCAGTTTAAGAACTGCGGCGGAAACCGTCTTAGCACCCCTAACCGACTGCGATTTAGAAACATCGCGTCAAAAATTAAGTCTATATGTAGGCAGAGATACAGACAATCTCAGCGAATCTGAAGTGATGCGCGCCGTCTTAGAAACCGTGACCGAAAATGCCGTGGATGGCGTCATGGCTCCCTTATTTTATGCGATCGCCGGGTCCATGATTTTTCATATTGGGGCCTTACCCTTAGCCTTCGCCTATAAAGCCGCCAGTACCCTCGATTCTATGGTCGGTTATCGAGATCAACCCTATACCGATTTAGGCTGGTGTAGCGCCAAACTCGAAGACATTCTCACCTGGTTTCCCTGTCGCTTAACCGTCATTACATTAGGACTTTTAAGCAACTGCCTCCCAGAGATTTGGCGCATCTGTCAACGGGATGCCACCCAAGACCCCAGTCCCAATTCCGGTTGGAGTGAATGCACCTACGCGGTTATTCTCGGTGTCCAACTTGGCGGCATCAATTACTATCGCGGCATTCCAAAACCCAAACCCCTCCTAAATATCCCTCTCAATCCCATCACTCCAGAACGCATTCACCAAGGAATGTTACTCACCCGATGGTGCTTTTTAACTTGGTTGAGTATCACCCTCAGTTGCGGATTCCTCTTCACCCAGTTTGGAGGTTGA
- the pyrR gene encoding bifunctional pyr operon transcriptional regulator/uracil phosphoribosyltransferase PyrR — translation MNANVIEILSAEELRRTVTRLASQIVERSNDLSELVLIGIYTRGVPFAQILASQIELLEQIQVPVGALDITFYRDDLDNIGMRTPAKTEMPFDLTGKEVMLVDDVIFKGRTIRAALDAIADYGRPSLIRLAVLVDRGHREVPIHPDFIGKTLPTAKEEQVKVFFNQIDDRDGVELIKVM, via the coding sequence ATGAATGCTAACGTGATTGAAATCCTCTCCGCAGAAGAACTGCGCCGGACTGTGACCCGTTTGGCGTCCCAAATTGTGGAACGGTCGAATGATTTGTCAGAATTGGTGCTGATTGGCATTTACACCCGGGGGGTTCCCTTCGCGCAGATATTGGCAAGTCAGATTGAACTCCTCGAACAGATTCAGGTGCCGGTGGGTGCTTTAGATATTACATTTTATCGCGATGATTTGGATAATATTGGGATGCGAACTCCGGCCAAAACGGAGATGCCGTTTGATTTGACGGGGAAGGAGGTGATGTTGGTGGATGATGTGATTTTCAAGGGTCGCACGATTCGCGCGGCGTTGGATGCGATCGCCGATTATGGCAGACCCTCTCTGATTCGGTTGGCGGTCCTAGTCGATCGCGGTCATCGGGAGGTTCCCATTCATCCGGATTTCATCGGCAAAACTCTCCCCACGGCAAAGGAAGAACAGGTTAAGGTCTTTTTTAATCAGATAGACGATCGCGATGGGGTTGAATTGATTAAGGTGATGTGA
- the fni gene encoding type 2 isopentenyl-diphosphate Delta-isomerase — translation MTNLNSGEETQSRKAEHIRVCLEDDVQFRVNGTGLDRYRFTHCCLPELDWQDIDLTTRFLGKSLGAPLLISSMTGGTEEAKRINSRLAVVAEEFQIAMGVGSQRVAVEKPEVGDTFAVRSLAPNILLFANLGAVQLNYGYGVDECRKAVDLLEADALILHLNPLQEAVQSRGDKNFRGLLDKIHELCNVLPVPVIAKEVGNGISAKMAQKLLEAGVGAVDVAGAGGTSWAKVEGERAKDSRQRRLGATFAEWGLPTADCITSIRAIAPSIPLIASGGLRNGLDVAKAIALGADLAGLAWPFLQAAAESEAAIQTLVEHLLAEISTVLFCTGNATLSELRDSDALQPQGSPATTGGG, via the coding sequence ATGACAAATCTCAACTCTGGGGAAGAAACCCAATCACGCAAGGCGGAACATATTCGTGTTTGCCTAGAAGATGATGTGCAGTTTCGGGTGAATGGGACGGGTTTGGACCGTTATCGGTTCACCCATTGTTGTTTGCCAGAACTGGATTGGCAGGATATTGATTTGACAACACGGTTTCTGGGAAAATCCCTCGGTGCTCCTTTGTTGATTTCTTCCATGACGGGGGGGACTGAGGAGGCGAAGCGGATTAATTCTCGGTTGGCGGTGGTGGCAGAAGAATTTCAGATTGCGATGGGGGTGGGTTCCCAGCGGGTGGCGGTGGAAAAACCGGAGGTGGGGGATACCTTTGCCGTGCGATCGCTGGCACCGAATATTCTGTTATTTGCCAATTTAGGGGCGGTACAGTTGAACTATGGGTATGGGGTAGATGAATGTCGCAAGGCAGTGGATTTGCTGGAAGCGGATGCGTTGATTCTTCACCTCAATCCTTTGCAAGAAGCGGTTCAATCCCGAGGGGATAAAAATTTCCGAGGATTGCTTGACAAAATTCATGAGTTATGCAATGTATTACCTGTGCCGGTGATTGCCAAAGAGGTGGGGAATGGGATTTCGGCGAAGATGGCCCAGAAATTGCTTGAAGCAGGGGTTGGGGCAGTCGATGTGGCGGGTGCCGGGGGGACTTCTTGGGCAAAGGTGGAAGGGGAACGGGCGAAGGATTCCCGACAGCGCCGCTTAGGGGCAACGTTTGCGGAGTGGGGTTTACCGACAGCAGACTGTATCACCTCGATTCGGGCGATCGCCCCGTCTATTCCCTTAATTGCCTCGGGGGGATTGCGAAATGGGTTGGATGTCGCGAAGGCGATCGCCCTCGGTGCGGACCTCGCTGGTTTAGCATGGCCCTTTTTGCAAGCAGCAGCAGAATCCGAGGCGGCGATTCAGACCCTGGTGGAACATTTACTGGCAGAAATTTCTACAGTTCTGTTCTGTACCGGCAATGCCACCCTCAGCGAACTCCGAGACTCGGACGCCCTTCAACCCCAGGGTTCCCCCGCAACAACCGGCGGGGGATAA
- the ltrA gene encoding group II intron reverse transcriptase/maturase: protein MTVAMNKVNTSLKTTETWNAIPWAKVQRKVFKLQKRIFQAAKSGQDAKARRLQKLLTSSYYARLLAVRKVTQDNQGKRTAGIDGVKSLKPEQRLELVKDLGEQFLAKALRRVWIPKPGRNEKRPLGIPTIRDRAEQALVKQALEPEWEARFEGTSYGFRPGRSAHDAIGRIYASINKGSYYVLDADITKCFDKINHEYLLSKLDCCSQHRRQIKQWLKAGVVDNGVFEETPSGTPQGGVISPLLANIALDGMARLIEELYPLIQGQKVKATLIRYADDFVVISPEIEIINQCKIALENWLKPVGLELKPEKTKICHTLREIEVNGEKVTPGFDFLGFTIRQYPVGKYKSGKTGGANSRLIGHKTHIKPSAKAIKAHSEALKGVIKNHKTAPQAALISRLNPIIRGWSNYYSGVVSAETFSQMDYNIWQQLRAWTVSRCGQANLEKLRKYFHKVTVKIGNGKERNEKWLFQAKDGLSLWKHSYTQITRHTLVKPEASPYDGNWSYWATRRGTSLEVPMRVAKLLKKHSGRCSRCGQYFAMEDLMEVDHIQPLSMGGKDEYRNLQLLHRHCHDKKTAEDMQNVKSYQ, encoded by the coding sequence ATGACAGTAGCAATGAACAAGGTTAATACGAGTTTAAAGACTACGGAAACATGGAATGCAATTCCTTGGGCAAAAGTTCAAAGGAAAGTATTTAAGTTGCAAAAACGTATTTTCCAAGCGGCTAAATCGGGACAGGATGCCAAAGCCAGAAGGTTGCAAAAACTTCTAACCTCGTCATATTACGCGAGGCTCTTAGCGGTTAGGAAAGTGACCCAAGACAACCAAGGCAAGAGGACGGCAGGGATAGATGGGGTAAAATCCTTAAAACCCGAACAACGCCTCGAACTTGTTAAGGACCTTGGTGAACAATTCTTAGCCAAAGCACTCAGAAGGGTTTGGATTCCCAAACCAGGACGTAATGAAAAGCGCCCATTGGGTATCCCAACTATTAGAGATAGAGCCGAGCAAGCCTTGGTTAAACAAGCCTTAGAACCCGAATGGGAAGCTAGGTTTGAAGGGACGAGCTATGGTTTCCGACCAGGACGCTCTGCCCACGACGCAATAGGTCGCATCTACGCATCTATAAATAAGGGCAGTTATTATGTCCTAGATGCAGATATAACCAAATGCTTCGACAAGATTAACCATGAATACCTACTGTCCAAATTAGATTGTTGTTCACAACACCGTCGCCAAATCAAACAATGGTTAAAGGCAGGGGTAGTGGATAATGGCGTATTTGAGGAGACCCCAAGCGGGACACCCCAAGGAGGAGTGATAAGTCCGCTCCTGGCCAACATTGCATTGGATGGAATGGCCAGGTTAATCGAAGAACTGTATCCTTTAATTCAAGGTCAGAAAGTCAAGGCCACCTTAATCAGATATGCCGATGATTTCGTAGTAATCTCACCAGAGATTGAAATCATCAATCAATGCAAGATAGCTTTGGAAAACTGGCTAAAGCCCGTAGGACTTGAGCTTAAACCTGAAAAGACCAAAATATGCCACACACTTAGAGAAATCGAAGTAAATGGAGAAAAGGTCACCCCAGGATTTGATTTCCTCGGATTTACCATTAGGCAATATCCAGTAGGTAAATACAAGTCCGGGAAAACAGGAGGCGCAAACAGCAGACTAATCGGGCATAAAACCCATATCAAGCCAAGCGCCAAAGCAATCAAAGCCCACAGTGAAGCATTAAAGGGTGTCATCAAAAATCATAAAACTGCACCCCAAGCGGCCCTAATAAGTAGACTAAACCCAATCATTAGAGGTTGGAGTAATTACTACTCAGGGGTAGTTTCAGCGGAAACCTTCAGCCAAATGGACTATAACATTTGGCAACAATTGAGGGCATGGACAGTATCAAGATGCGGTCAGGCAAACCTTGAAAAGCTGAGAAAATATTTCCATAAGGTCACGGTTAAAATCGGAAACGGAAAGGAAAGAAATGAGAAGTGGCTGTTTCAAGCAAAAGACGGATTAAGTCTCTGGAAACACTCCTATACTCAAATTACAAGGCATACATTGGTCAAGCCAGAAGCATCCCCGTATGACGGAAATTGGAGTTATTGGGCAACTAGAAGAGGAACCTCATTAGAAGTTCCAATGCGAGTAGCAAAATTGCTTAAAAAGCACTCAGGCCGATGTTCACGTTGCGGACAATATTTCGCAATGGAAGACTTGATGGAGGTTGACCACATCCAGCCGCTCTCAATGGGAGGTAAAGATGAATACCGAAATCTACAGTTATTGCATCGGCACTGTCACGATAAAAAGACGGCTGAAGATATGCAGAACGTCAAGTCGTACCAATGA
- the sppA gene encoding signal peptide peptidase SppA, producing the protein MRDFFKYTFASILGTIVGLGVLGVLSLGGLLIVIGTIATSSKDAGPKVENNSMLVFDLSMNITDSQPTSTTAEALSRTLSDESDPSSMTLRRVVETINAATEDSRILGIYLHSSSSSSSNGYATLREVREALERFRDAGKTIIAYDQDWSEREYYLASVAEEILLHPLGIMEMNGLSSETTFLAGGLEKYGVGVQVTRVGKYKSAVEPFVLTESSPESRQQTEKLLSDIWSDFLTTVDRREKISAQQVQQVVNNRGMLMAPEAEQQGFVDRLAYFDEVVAQLKELTGKKEDDQTFRQVSLSGYATVSDDQRETRMRSAPQIALVYADGEIVSGEGGSTQVGGDRLAKQLRDLRRDEDVKAVVLRVNSPGGSATASEVIQREVQLMAESKPIVVSMGNVAASGGYWISSYGSKIFAQPNTVTGSIGVFGMLLNVQSLGNNQGITWDVVKTGPYADIETITRPKTAQEMALIQQMVDRIYERFLNLIVQSRNLPAQQVSEIAQGRVWSGQEAQQLGLVDEIGGLNDAILAAAELAELGDNWKVEDYPETRSFEQILIERLLGSRLKALVPTPEPDPLTAQLQQLYEEVSIVKNLNDPFHTYTRLPFTFEIR; encoded by the coding sequence ATGCGAGATTTTTTCAAATACACCTTTGCGAGTATCCTCGGGACGATTGTCGGATTAGGCGTGTTAGGTGTTCTGAGTCTAGGTGGACTCTTGATTGTTATCGGGACAATCGCCACTTCGTCGAAAGATGCGGGACCCAAAGTCGAAAACAACTCGATGCTGGTGTTTGACCTATCGATGAATATCACCGATTCTCAACCCACCTCCACCACTGCCGAAGCATTATCCCGAACCCTCTCAGACGAATCGGACCCCAGCAGTATGACCCTCCGTCGGGTGGTGGAAACCATTAATGCTGCCACAGAGGACAGTCGCATTCTCGGGATTTACCTCCACTCTTCCTCCTCCAGCAGCAGTAACGGATATGCCACCCTCCGGGAAGTCCGCGAGGCCCTGGAACGGTTTAGGGACGCCGGTAAAACCATTATTGCCTATGACCAAGATTGGAGTGAACGGGAATACTACCTCGCCTCGGTTGCTGAGGAAATTCTCCTCCATCCTCTGGGAATAATGGAAATGAATGGGTTGAGTTCGGAGACCACTTTTTTGGCCGGGGGTTTGGAGAAGTACGGCGTTGGAGTTCAGGTGACCCGGGTCGGAAAGTATAAATCCGCAGTGGAACCGTTTGTACTGACCGAAAGTTCCCCAGAAAGTCGGCAACAGACGGAGAAGTTGTTAAGCGATATCTGGAGTGATTTTCTGACAACAGTCGATCGCCGCGAGAAAATTAGCGCGCAACAAGTGCAGCAGGTGGTGAATAACCGGGGAATGCTGATGGCACCGGAGGCGGAACAACAGGGATTTGTCGATCGCCTCGCTTATTTTGATGAAGTGGTGGCACAACTGAAGGAACTCACCGGCAAAAAAGAGGATGACCAGACCTTCCGGCAAGTCAGTTTATCCGGGTATGCCACTGTTAGTGACGATCAAAGAGAGACTCGGATGCGATCGGCCCCGCAAATTGCCCTAGTATATGCCGATGGTGAGATTGTGAGTGGGGAAGGCGGTTCTACTCAGGTGGGAGGCGATCGTCTCGCCAAACAATTGCGCGACTTACGCCGAGATGAGGATGTCAAAGCAGTTGTCTTACGGGTGAACAGTCCCGGAGGTTCCGCCACCGCATCGGAAGTGATTCAGCGTGAGGTCCAGTTGATGGCCGAAAGCAAACCTATTGTAGTCTCAATGGGAAATGTCGCAGCTTCCGGTGGGTACTGGATTTCTAGCTATGGGTCGAAAATTTTCGCTCAACCGAATACGGTGACGGGTTCCATTGGCGTGTTCGGAATGCTGCTGAATGTCCAAAGTTTGGGCAATAATCAGGGGATTACCTGGGATGTGGTGAAAACCGGACCTTATGCGGATATTGAAACAATTACCCGCCCGAAAACCGCCCAAGAAATGGCGCTTATTCAGCAAATGGTCGATCGCATTTATGAGCGATTCTTGAACCTGATTGTGCAGTCTCGTAATCTACCGGCCCAACAGGTAAGTGAGATTGCTCAAGGTCGCGTTTGGTCCGGTCAAGAAGCACAACAATTGGGGTTGGTGGATGAAATTGGCGGTCTGAATGATGCAATTTTGGCCGCTGCGGAATTAGCAGAACTGGGAGATAATTGGAAGGTGGAAGACTATCCCGAAACTCGCAGTTTTGAACAAATCCTGATTGAACGCTTGCTGGGGAGTCGCCTGAAAGCACTGGTTCCGACTCCGGAACCGGACCCGCTAACGGCACAATTACAGCAACTCTATGAGGAAGTTTCGATTGTCAAAAATTTGAATGACCCATTCCATACTTATACTCGTCTGCCCTTTACCTTCGAGATTCGTTAA